Proteins encoded in a region of the Clostridium beijerinckii genome:
- a CDS encoding DUF4363 family protein produces MRKFLVISIPIVALIFFVLIMLSGNILKEPMGDDDNIPESIQLLMQDIESGNWENADIKTDNLSKSWKKVVKRVQFSSERDELNQFDICVSHLRGAIMARDKSNSLIALNEAYEHWIDLGK; encoded by the coding sequence ATGAGAAAATTTTTAGTAATATCGATACCTATAGTTGCACTGATTTTTTTTGTATTAATCATGCTTAGTGGCAATATTTTGAAGGAACCTATGGGCGATGATGATAACATTCCCGAATCAATACAACTACTTATGCAGGATATAGAATCAGGAAATTGGGAAAATGCTGATATTAAAACAGATAACCTATCTAAATCATGGAAAAAAGTTGTCAAACGAGTCCAATTTAGCTCTGAAAGAGATGAACTAAATCAATTTGATATATGTGTCTCACATCTTCGTGGAGCTATAATGGCTAGAGATAAATCTAATTCACTTATTGCTTTAAATGAAGCTTATGAACATTGGATTGATCTAGGTAAATAA
- a CDS encoding FadR/GntR family transcriptional regulator — MLVLNKNPKVYDQVIEKIKDKIKYGEIKKGDKLPTEREMAESLGVSRASVREAMRALEVIGLIESRHGAGNYIRTNFNNSLLEPLSIMFMLQESSPKEMYDLRETLELQCSKLAAKNIEDSELELLAELLDKMYIASSEEESVELDIKFHQLIAKASRNVLLINVLNVISQLVDEFIRKARMQIFHEGNTKESLLWIHENLLRNLKKRDESLAYNAMQEHFDLIRKSYGYEN; from the coding sequence ATGCTTGTACTTAATAAAAATCCAAAAGTATATGATCAAGTTATAGAGAAAATTAAGGATAAAATAAAATATGGAGAAATAAAAAAGGGAGATAAATTGCCGACAGAAAGAGAGATGGCAGAATCTCTCGGGGTATCGCGTGCATCTGTTAGGGAAGCGATGAGGGCTTTAGAAGTCATAGGATTAATAGAAAGCAGACATGGAGCCGGAAATTATATACGAACGAATTTTAATAACTCTTTGCTTGAACCTCTTTCAATAATGTTTATGTTACAGGAGAGTTCGCCCAAAGAAATGTATGATTTAAGAGAAACGCTAGAACTTCAATGTTCTAAATTAGCAGCTAAAAATATAGAAGATAGCGAGCTTGAACTTTTAGCAGAATTATTAGATAAGATGTATATTGCTAGTAGTGAAGAGGAAAGTGTTGAATTAGATATTAAGTTTCATCAATTAATTGCAAAGGCATCGAGAAATGTATTATTAATTAATGTACTTAATGTTATATCTCAACTTGTAGACGAATTTATTCGAAAAGCTAGAATGCAAATTTTTCATGAGGGAAATACAAAAGAAAGCTTATTATGGATACATGAGAATTTATTAAGAAATTTAAAGAAAAGGGATGAATCACTAGCTTACAATGCTATGCAAGAACATTTCGATCTAATTAGGAAATCTTATGGATACGAAAATTAG
- a CDS encoding spore coat protein, whose protein sequence is MQVNLTQKEKMLLEDQKSHEEICIQKYSNYANQVQDPQLKQICKNNEQIERSHLNTINQLLSGNVPQMNQQQGGQKNQGVDQNANKSQTTTSNLSDKEICSDLLMTEKYVSGAYDTAIFEFKDTEVRDVLNHIQKEEQKHGESIFKYMESKGMYNVQ, encoded by the coding sequence ATGCAAGTAAATTTGACACAAAAAGAAAAAATGCTACTAGAAGACCAAAAAAGTCATGAAGAAATTTGTATACAAAAATATTCGAATTATGCTAATCAGGTACAAGATCCACAATTGAAACAAATTTGTAAGAATAACGAGCAAATTGAAAGAAGCCATCTTAATACAATTAATCAGTTACTAAGTGGTAATGTTCCTCAGATGAATCAACAACAAGGTGGACAAAAAAACCAAGGTGTTGATCAAAATGCAAATAAATCTCAAACTACTACAAGTAATTTGTCAGATAAGGAAATATGCTCAGATTTATTAATGACAGAAAAATATGTGTCAGGAGCTTATGATACTGCAATTTTTGAATTTAAGGATACTGAAGTACGAGATGTATTAAATCATATACAAAAAGAAGAACAAAAGCATGGAGAATCTATATTTAAGTATATGGAGAGTAAAGGCATGTATAATGTTCAATAA
- a CDS encoding DUF421 domain-containing protein → MNEGLVVFVRAIIAFFSLLIFAKILGKQQISQLTFFDYALGITIGSIAATLTTDLSSRAWPHFIGLLTWCLLGYLMECITEKWRYAAKYIEGEPTIVIMNGKIMESALKKMKYTASDLMGLLRVKDIFDLSKVDFAIIEPNGQLSVLKKPEYEPLTPKDMSIQKEPSGISTELIYDGILINENLKQLNKTEKWLINQLKIHKVKDVSEVFLATLTPSGSLYIDKYDDHMVKVTDIGDYKGPY, encoded by the coding sequence TTGAATGAAGGATTAGTAGTTTTTGTGCGTGCTATTATTGCATTCTTTTCTTTACTTATTTTTGCAAAGATACTTGGAAAACAGCAAATCAGTCAACTGACATTCTTTGATTATGCCCTTGGAATAACAATTGGATCAATTGCTGCAACTCTTACTACGGACTTATCAAGCAGGGCATGGCCCCATTTTATCGGATTGCTCACTTGGTGTTTACTTGGATATTTAATGGAATGCATTACCGAGAAATGGAGATACGCTGCAAAATATATCGAAGGCGAACCTACAATTGTAATTATGAATGGCAAGATAATGGAAAGTGCATTAAAAAAAATGAAATATACAGCATCAGATCTCATGGGACTATTAAGAGTTAAAGATATTTTTGATTTGTCTAAAGTAGATTTTGCAATTATTGAGCCAAATGGCCAATTATCTGTTCTAAAGAAACCAGAGTATGAACCTTTAACACCTAAAGATATGAGTATTCAAAAAGAACCAAGCGGTATAAGTACTGAACTCATATATGATGGAATTCTTATAAATGAAAATTTGAAACAACTTAATAAAACTGAAAAATGGCTTATTAATCAACTAAAAATTCATAAAGTTAAGGATGTTTCAGAAGTATTTCTTGCGACCTTAACTCCTTCTGGCTCCTTATATATAGACAAATATGATGATCATATGGTAAAAGTAACTGATATTGGTGATTATAAAGGACCATATTAA
- the helD gene encoding RNA polymerase recycling motor HelD, which translates to MDTILNEERDVLLQKKDIIKQELKEKKQKFEEVGEKIKTLNKQVKSFSEEKQANERIFSYLSQDIEKYEESLIEPYFGRVDFRENMGFTESIYIGKKGISNSKDGEEIVVDWRAPVADLYYSGTGGDAYYKAPQGIVEGKLELKRKFLYKNSDIEKVFDEGINNIIINEEEGQNLVDEFLKINLEESSGKKLKEVVATIQKEQNEIIRWPKNLPIIVQGSAGSGKTTIALHRLAYLIYRYKESMSGDEILVLAPNKLFLSYISDILPSLGAEEVNQSTFEEMVLSKLKLKGKVYNKDEKLLRIIEENDENLKKLVVNSSKVKGTMLFKTMLDRYIALMEKDAIHIEDIKVGNEILFHKKEIMRLYIKDLKAYPINKRKKEIKRYLNLKIKERIESLLIEIDNEWEKKIREIRRENEDSPERRKLLISLYEERDKIKENVKANSKKQFNNYFKDWKDINSRDIYYNFYNDELFETATGGKIPKVLADYMKEEFNSNFEKNIIDEDDLPALAYIRILLEGIDEEEKFKYIIVDEAQDYSPFQVYLVNSFAKGNALTLVGDLAQGIYYYKGLKTWEDITKQVFDGNATYIQLTQSYRSTVEIIDFAKKTLQSQNLGLKDAKPVLRHGEKPRIVKISSEHEYTSAIEKIISEVQNYGKRTIAIITKNMLQGEEIYRLLKGESKYNFELILGKEKEIAEDLIIIPSYLTKGLEFDCTIILNPSENNYKENILDERLLYVSLTRALHLEYIIIKDEATNLI; encoded by the coding sequence ATGGATACAATTTTGAACGAAGAAAGAGACGTATTACTGCAGAAGAAAGATATAATAAAACAAGAATTAAAAGAAAAGAAACAAAAATTTGAAGAAGTAGGGGAAAAAATTAAGACTTTAAATAAACAAGTAAAAAGCTTTAGTGAAGAAAAGCAAGCTAATGAAAGAATATTTAGTTATTTATCTCAAGATATTGAGAAATATGAAGAATCTTTAATAGAGCCTTATTTTGGTAGAGTAGACTTTAGAGAAAATATGGGGTTTACTGAAAGTATATACATTGGGAAAAAAGGTATAAGTAACAGCAAAGATGGAGAAGAAATTGTTGTTGATTGGAGAGCGCCAGTTGCGGATCTTTATTACAGCGGAACTGGTGGAGATGCGTATTACAAAGCACCACAAGGAATAGTTGAAGGAAAGCTAGAACTAAAAAGAAAATTTTTATATAAGAATAGTGATATAGAAAAGGTATTTGATGAAGGAATAAATAACATCATTATAAATGAAGAAGAAGGACAAAATTTAGTTGATGAGTTTTTAAAGATAAATCTTGAAGAAAGCAGTGGGAAAAAGCTAAAAGAAGTTGTTGCAACAATTCAGAAAGAACAAAATGAAATAATAAGATGGCCTAAAAATCTGCCTATAATAGTACAGGGGTCAGCAGGTTCAGGTAAGACAACAATAGCGTTACACAGGTTAGCTTATCTCATTTATAGATATAAAGAAAGCATGAGTGGAGATGAAATTTTAGTTTTAGCTCCTAATAAACTATTTCTAAGTTACATTTCAGATATTTTACCTAGCCTAGGAGCGGAAGAAGTAAATCAAAGTACTTTTGAGGAAATGGTATTATCAAAGTTAAAACTAAAAGGAAAAGTTTATAATAAGGATGAAAAATTATTAAGGATAATAGAAGAAAATGATGAAAATCTAAAAAAGCTTGTTGTAAATTCAAGCAAAGTTAAAGGAACCATGCTATTTAAAACAATGCTTGATAGATATATAGCATTAATGGAAAAAGATGCAATTCATATTGAAGATATTAAAGTTGGAAATGAGATATTATTTCATAAAAAAGAAATAATGAGGTTATATATAAAAGATTTAAAAGCTTATCCAATTAACAAAAGAAAAAAGGAGATAAAAAGATATTTAAATTTAAAAATAAAAGAAAGAATAGAAAGCCTATTAATAGAAATAGATAATGAATGGGAAAAGAAAATAAGAGAAATAAGAAGAGAAAATGAAGATTCACCGGAAAGAAGAAAATTACTTATAAGTCTATATGAAGAGAGAGATAAAATAAAGGAAAATGTAAAAGCTAACAGTAAAAAGCAATTTAATAATTACTTTAAAGATTGGAAGGATATAAATTCTAGAGATATCTATTATAATTTTTATAATGATGAATTATTTGAAACAGCAACTGGAGGTAAGATTCCTAAGGTATTGGCAGATTATATGAAGGAAGAATTCAATAGTAATTTTGAGAAGAATATAATCGATGAAGATGATTTGCCAGCTCTTGCATATATAAGAATTTTACTTGAAGGAATTGATGAGGAAGAAAAATTTAAATATATTATAGTGGATGAAGCTCAGGATTATAGCCCATTCCAAGTATATTTAGTTAATAGTTTTGCTAAAGGTAATGCGTTAACCTTAGTAGGGGATCTAGCTCAAGGAATTTATTATTATAAAGGTCTAAAGACATGGGAAGATATAACCAAACAAGTCTTTGATGGAAATGCAACCTATATTCAATTGACACAAAGCTATAGATCAACAGTAGAAATAATTGATTTTGCAAAGAAAACATTACAATCTCAAAACTTAGGGCTTAAGGATGCCAAACCAGTTTTAAGACATGGTGAAAAGCCTAGAATAGTAAAGATTTCTAGTGAACATGAATATACTTCAGCTATAGAGAAAATCATTAGCGAAGTGCAGAACTACGGAAAGAGAACAATAGCAATAATTACAAAAAATATGTTACAAGGTGAAGAAATATACAGGCTTCTAAAAGGAGAGAGCAAATATAATTTTGAATTAATATTAGGCAAGGAAAAAGAAATAGCAGAAGATCTAATAATAATTCCATCATATTTAACAAAAGGATTGGAGTTTGATTGTACAATAATATTGAATCCAAGTGAAAACAACTATAAAGAAAATATTTTAGATGAAAGGTTATTATATGTTTCACTAACTAGGGCATTACATTTAGAATATATAATAATAAAAGATGAAGCTACAAATTTAATTTAA
- a CDS encoding TlpA disulfide reductase family protein, whose product MENKKLILTVVAIGFAGFLAISYLAYNSLGSKYHKKDINISKDTSKDKEEPNNTNEQDKKMEKDFVVYDEKLNKVKLSDYKGRPVIVNFWASWCPPCKEEMPLFNKLSSKYKAEELTVLMVDLTDGQRETMDKAKKFILDNDYDMKILFDNDGTASINYNIISIPRTLFIDKDGNVIEDHSGEITEDKLKSQVQLLLSK is encoded by the coding sequence ATGGAAAATAAAAAATTAATATTAACAGTAGTAGCAATAGGTTTTGCAGGATTTTTAGCTATATCTTATTTGGCATATAACTCATTAGGTTCAAAATATCATAAGAAAGATATAAACATAAGTAAAGATACTTCTAAGGATAAAGAAGAGCCTAACAATACTAATGAACAAGACAAAAAAATGGAGAAGGACTTTGTTGTATATGATGAAAAGCTTAATAAAGTGAAGTTATCAGATTATAAAGGAAGACCTGTTATAGTAAATTTTTGGGCTAGCTGGTGTCCTCCTTGTAAAGAAGAAATGCCTTTATTTAATAAGCTTTCAAGTAAATATAAAGCAGAAGAATTAACGGTTTTAATGGTGGATTTAACAGATGGTCAAAGAGAAACAATGGATAAAGCTAAAAAATTTATATTAGATAATGATTATGATATGAAAATTTTATTTGATAATGATGGAACTGCTTCAATAAATTATAATATTATATCTATACCTAGAACTTTATTCATTGATAAAGATGGAAATGTAATTGAAGATCATTCAGGAGAAATAACTGAAGATAAATTAAAAAGTCAAGTGCAGCTATTATTGAGTAAATAA
- a CDS encoding methyl-accepting chemotaxis protein codes for MIKKFNLGTKISIIIGSIILVCYIAVFASILVQIKSKSIMDSETLAKEISSSYAEQITSNFEKLETIGKDLRGSLTNEIKLNSQNRDLVIEMQKEILKTDSEIFGVTVAFEANAFDGKDDYYKGRKEFAEDGKFIPYASRDGDQTVVLPAYDDQTDMTWYNKPKELKGTYITEPTVYTVNGQDISMVSLAMPILDDSGKFLGVISIDYKLDTLEKLVLEKTPLGGTVELISNQGIYVASGEDPSLKMKDAKQNNAAWAKVISETSQGKEFYTYGASVKKGQEVLMVADPVNLENTKTNWILCSQIPKEKTLESYNKIFNVILISAVLSLLIVIAVIHIVIKRMTKGIRYAEEQMELLSKGDLTAEVDKKYVDREDEIGKMFKSINEMQKSLRNIISGVKGECNVVLDSINFTQDNIVDLNNQISDVSATTEELSASMEETAASTEEVNASSANMKSIIKTMESSVGSGEVTAKEIEERAKKLKSDALQSREQSSSITLKMQESLRVAVEKSKAVDKINELTARILEITEQTNLLALNAAIESARAGEAGRGFAVVADEIRKLAENSKETTMEIQQINKEVVMAVNDLKGTSNEVINFIGTQVMKDYDKLVDTGEQYRNDAIVFNELVSTIGEISDELINSTEDIITAINEVAEATNEGATGTTLIANKSNEVVNLTEEVVEQTHKTKECADKLLEAVSIFKI; via the coding sequence ATGATTAAAAAGTTTAATTTAGGGACAAAAATAAGTATAATAATAGGATCAATAATCCTTGTGTGTTATATAGCAGTGTTTGCAAGTATATTAGTACAAATAAAGTCTAAAAGCATAATGGATAGTGAAACTTTAGCAAAAGAAATATCTTCATCTTATGCAGAACAGATTACATCTAACTTTGAAAAGTTAGAAACAATAGGTAAGGATTTAAGGGGTTCACTAACCAACGAAATTAAGCTTAATTCACAGAACAGGGATTTGGTTATTGAAATGCAAAAAGAAATATTAAAGACAGATTCTGAAATTTTTGGTGTTACAGTTGCATTTGAGGCTAATGCATTTGATGGAAAAGATGATTACTATAAAGGCAGAAAAGAGTTTGCAGAGGATGGAAAGTTCATACCTTATGCAAGTAGAGATGGAGATCAAACAGTAGTATTACCAGCGTATGATGATCAGACAGATATGACATGGTACAATAAGCCAAAGGAATTAAAAGGTACTTATATTACAGAACCGACAGTTTATACTGTTAATGGACAAGATATTTCAATGGTATCTTTAGCTATGCCTATATTGGATGATAGTGGAAAGTTCTTAGGAGTAATATCTATAGATTATAAGCTCGATACATTAGAAAAACTTGTATTGGAAAAAACACCACTCGGAGGCACAGTTGAACTAATATCTAATCAAGGTATTTATGTAGCAAGTGGTGAAGATCCAAGCCTAAAGATGAAAGATGCAAAACAAAATAATGCAGCTTGGGCGAAAGTTATAAGTGAAACTTCACAAGGTAAAGAATTTTATACTTATGGAGCTTCGGTAAAAAAAGGACAGGAAGTTTTAATGGTAGCAGATCCGGTTAACTTAGAAAATACAAAGACTAATTGGATACTATGCAGCCAAATTCCAAAAGAGAAAACATTAGAAAGCTATAATAAAATATTTAATGTTATTTTAATTTCAGCAGTTTTATCATTATTAATTGTTATTGCTGTAATACATATTGTAATTAAAAGAATGACAAAAGGAATAAGATATGCAGAAGAACAAATGGAGTTACTGTCTAAAGGAGATCTTACAGCAGAGGTTGACAAAAAATATGTGGACAGAGAAGACGAAATAGGAAAAATGTTTAAGTCTATAAATGAAATGCAAAAATCATTAAGGAATATAATATCTGGTGTTAAAGGTGAATGTAATGTGGTTTTAGATTCAATAAACTTTACACAAGATAATATAGTAGACTTAAATAACCAAATTTCAGATGTATCCGCTACAACTGAGGAGTTATCTGCAAGTATGGAGGAAACGGCAGCATCTACAGAGGAAGTAAATGCTTCATCAGCAAATATGAAATCCATAATAAAGACTATGGAATCAAGTGTTGGAAGCGGAGAGGTAACTGCAAAGGAAATTGAGGAAAGAGCTAAAAAACTTAAATCTGATGCATTGCAATCAAGGGAGCAATCTAGCAGCATAACTTTGAAAATGCAAGAAAGCTTAAGAGTTGCAGTGGAGAAATCTAAGGCGGTAGATAAAATAAATGAATTAACAGCCAGGATATTAGAAATAACAGAGCAAACAAATCTATTAGCACTAAATGCAGCTATAGAATCAGCAAGGGCAGGAGAAGCTGGTAGAGGATTTGCTGTTGTTGCGGATGAAATAAGGAAACTTGCGGAAAACTCAAAAGAAACGACAATGGAAATACAGCAGATAAATAAAGAGGTTGTTATGGCTGTGAATGACCTTAAAGGAACATCAAATGAAGTTATTAATTTTATTGGAACTCAAGTGATGAAAGACTATGACAAACTTGTAGACACAGGGGAACAATATAGAAATGATGCTATTGTATTTAATGAATTAGTTAGCACTATAGGTGAAATATCAGATGAACTTATTAATTCTACAGAAGACATTATAACAGCAATAAATGAAGTTGCGGAGGCAACTAACGAAGGTGCTACAGGAACAACTTTAATCGCTAATAAGTCAAATGAGGTAGTTAATTTAACAGAAGAAGTTGTAGAACAAACACATAAGACAAAAGAATGTGCAGATAAATTATTAGAAGCAGTATCCATATTTAAGATATAG
- a CDS encoding cytochrome c biogenesis CcdA family protein, giving the protein MEYFLLFLEGIITFISPCILPMIPLYISYFAGDNITNDKNKYNALVNSLGFVLGFTVIFTLLGSFAGSFGSLIKTENNIINIISGLILIVFGINYIGLFKISFLEKSSKINVQIKTFKFLSSILFGMIFAIGWTPCVGTFLSAALMIAVNSHDILKGTLMLLIYSIGLGIPFIICAILIDGLKDTFNLIKRNYKIINMLSGLIIIIVGIAIITGYLNKLISFLTI; this is encoded by the coding sequence ATGGAATATTTTCTATTATTTTTAGAAGGAATTATAACATTTATATCACCATGCATTTTGCCTATGATACCTCTTTACATATCGTATTTTGCAGGAGACAATATAACAAATGATAAGAATAAGTATAATGCATTAGTAAATTCTTTAGGATTTGTATTAGGATTTACAGTGATATTTACGCTGCTTGGAAGTTTTGCAGGGTCTTTTGGAAGCTTAATAAAAACTGAAAATAATATTATTAATATAATAAGTGGATTAATATTAATTGTTTTTGGAATCAATTATATTGGGTTATTTAAAATATCATTTTTAGAAAAAAGTTCAAAGATAAATGTGCAAATAAAAACTTTTAAGTTTTTATCATCAATTTTATTTGGAATGATTTTTGCAATAGGATGGACACCTTGCGTAGGCACATTCTTAAGTGCAGCTTTAATGATTGCAGTTAACTCTCACGATATATTAAAAGGGACACTAATGCTTTTAATATACAGTATAGGGCTTGGAATACCTTTTATAATATGCGCTATTTTAATAGATGGTTTAAAAGATACTTTTAACTTAATAAAACGAAATTACAAAATTATAAATATGTTATCTGGGTTAATCATTATAATTGTAGGAATTGCAATTATTACTGGATACCTAAATAAATTAATTTCATTCCTTACAATTTAG
- a CDS encoding cupin domain-containing protein codes for MNNDSMYSVDYSTETSDYNLENGYNNNWTYQNSNFRSVPYSMLFDEMEYDYRADIPQSATGNSKMDLKDYGPQPLVVNIDKATKQNTNFRTALWTGEHFQVTLMSINVGDDIGLEIHPDTDQFIRIEDGQGIVKMGRSKDNLEFQANARDDFAIIIPAGTWHNVINTGNKPLKVYSIYAPPKHPYGTVHVTKPSE; via the coding sequence ATGAATAATGATAGTATGTATTCAGTAGATTATTCAACTGAAACATCAGATTATAACTTAGAGAACGGATACAATAATAATTGGACATACCAGAATTCTAATTTTAGGTCTGTCCCATATTCTATGCTATTTGATGAAATGGAGTACGATTATAGGGCTGATATTCCACAATCAGCAACTGGAAATAGCAAAATGGATCTTAAAGACTATGGACCACAGCCTTTGGTAGTTAATATTGATAAAGCTACCAAGCAAAATACTAATTTTCGTACTGCTTTATGGACAGGAGAGCATTTTCAAGTTACATTAATGAGCATCAATGTAGGCGATGATATAGGCCTAGAAATCCACCCAGACACTGATCAATTCATACGTATTGAAGACGGACAAGGAATTGTTAAAATGGGAAGAAGTAAAGATAATCTAGAGTTTCAAGCAAATGCTCGTGATGACTTTGCAATCATTATCCCTGCTGGCACTTGGCACAATGTTATTAACACAGGGAACAAACCACTTAAAGTATACTCTATTTATGCCCCACCTAAGCATCCATATGGAACAGTACATGTAACTAAACCTTCTGAATAA
- a CDS encoding SDR family NAD(P)-dependent oxidoreductase, which yields MKKILITGCGSGLGREASFALANRGHYVYATTHTEEQAARINAINKKYNLPIESFKLDILHSNDRARVTNLEIDVLINNAAIGNSGSVAEVDSDIYRETFETNVFCPIELTQLVLKQMIPRKKGRIIFVSSLAGRSPIPFLSPYCATKFALEAIGPSLNEELKELNDVNIPVILIEPGGYSTGFNQKNIAKQFNWMKIHSYFKNNIHSLESKQYAYFKLTESTNFDSIMDKYIIAVEDKYPRERYVSPSIQGAFIKIKNILKK from the coding sequence ATGAAAAAAATACTAATCACAGGTTGTGGTTCTGGTCTTGGACGCGAAGCCTCATTTGCTCTAGCAAATAGAGGTCATTATGTCTATGCAACAACCCACACTGAAGAACAAGCCGCTAGAATTAACGCCATAAATAAAAAATATAATCTTCCTATTGAAAGCTTTAAATTGGATATTTTACATAGTAATGATAGAGCTAGGGTAACTAATCTTGAAATTGATGTTTTAATAAATAATGCAGCCATTGGAAATTCAGGTTCAGTGGCTGAAGTGGATTCCGATATATATCGGGAAACTTTTGAAACAAACGTTTTTTGTCCAATTGAATTGACTCAACTTGTATTAAAACAAATGATTCCTCGAAAAAAAGGAAGGATAATTTTTGTATCATCTTTGGCTGGACGCTCTCCAATTCCATTTTTATCTCCATACTGCGCAACTAAATTTGCATTGGAAGCCATAGGTCCGTCTTTAAACGAAGAGCTTAAAGAACTTAATGATGTTAATATTCCTGTTATTTTAATAGAACCCGGAGGCTACTCTACGGGATTTAATCAAAAAAATATAGCAAAGCAATTTAATTGGATGAAAATTCATTCTTATTTCAAAAACAATATACATTCCCTAGAAAGCAAGCAATATGCATACTTTAAGCTGACAGAATCTACTAATTTTGATTCTATTATGGATAAATACATAATAGCAGTCGAAGACAAATATCCAAGGGAAAGATATGTGTCGCCTTCAATTCAAGGTGCTTTCATTAAAATTAAAAACATCCTAAAAAAATAA
- the trxA gene encoding thioredoxin has protein sequence MARIISSNEFIENVENSKGIAVVDFFATWCGPCKMLAPVFEEASMEARGKAKFFKVDIDASERIAEKYGIYAVPTMIVFKDGKPVENLSGFMPKQNILNKINAHL, from the coding sequence ATGGCTAGAATAATAAGCAGTAATGAATTTATTGAAAATGTTGAGAACTCAAAAGGAATAGCAGTTGTTGATTTTTTCGCAACTTGGTGTGGACCATGTAAAATGTTAGCTCCAGTATTTGAAGAAGCTAGTATGGAAGCTAGGGGGAAAGCTAAATTCTTTAAAGTTGATATAGATGCAAGTGAAAGAATAGCAGAAAAGTATGGAATATATGCAGTACCGACTATGATTGTATTTAAAGATGGGAAACCAGTAGAAAATTTATCAGGCTTTATGCCAAAACAAAATATACTAAATAAAATTAATGCACATTTATAA
- a CDS encoding cation diffusion facilitator family transporter — protein sequence MNAKVKIARLSLLSNSILITLKLIVGLATGSVSIISEAIHSTMDLLAAVIAFFSVKISDKPADDIHPYGHGKIENVSGVIEAILILSASIWIIIEAVKKLTIPGSVESIGLGFIVMFISSAINFMVSRKIYKVAKQEDSIALEADALHLKADVYTSLGVGIGLFLIWITKLDFLDPVVAILVAIFILKEAIELLISAFNPLLDTKLSNDEIKIIQNSINKFSSIYCNYHNFKTRKSGRVRYIELHLVFPENMRIKDAHDVCDRIENDIKNSLNYSEIMIHLESSESNPNCDKCKNKCD from the coding sequence ATGAATGCAAAAGTTAAAATTGCAAGATTATCTCTATTATCAAATAGCATCCTAATAACTCTAAAATTAATTGTTGGACTTGCTACTGGTTCAGTAAGCATAATATCTGAAGCTATACATTCGACTATGGATTTGTTAGCCGCTGTAATAGCGTTTTTTTCAGTTAAAATATCTGATAAACCAGCTGATGACATACATCCCTATGGACATGGAAAAATAGAAAATGTTTCTGGCGTAATTGAAGCAATTCTTATACTGTCAGCTTCTATTTGGATAATAATTGAAGCAGTAAAAAAATTAACAATTCCTGGATCTGTGGAATCAATTGGCCTTGGATTTATAGTTATGTTTATTTCCTCTGCTATAAATTTTATGGTTTCCAGAAAAATATATAAGGTTGCTAAACAAGAAGACTCTATAGCTCTTGAAGCAGATGCTCTTCATCTAAAAGCTGATGTTTATACATCATTAGGTGTAGGAATTGGTTTGTTTCTTATATGGATAACTAAATTGGATTTTTTAGACCCAGTTGTGGCTATTTTAGTTGCTATATTTATATTAAAAGAAGCTATTGAACTATTAATATCTGCATTCAATCCACTTTTAGATACTAAGTTATCTAATGATGAAATCAAAATTATTCAAAACAGCATAAATAAGTTTTCGAGTATCTATTGCAACTACCATAACTTTAAAACAAGAAAATCCGGACGAGTTAGGTATATCGAATTACATTTAGTATTTCCTGAAAATATGCGAATTAAAGATGCTCACGACGTATGTGATAGAATTGAAAATGATATAAAAAACTCTCTAAATTACTCCGAAATTATGATTCACTTAGAATCTTCAGAATCTAATCCTAATTGCGATAAATGTAAGAATAAGTGTGATTAA